From the Asterias amurensis chromosome 1, ASM3211899v1 genome, the window CAGCCTTGCAGTAGATTAAACACCCTTGGTCggcggaacacgttcgccatttattttttacaagctataagtgcatgtcatgaatgacctgggaaatgttcggccttTGGGTATtagctgcaatcataaaatacgtgaatattcatgctgcacaAAATTATatataggttcagtgcatgcacgctcgcttacgcgcgcacacacatgtacagtcatgtacatgtccgccggacggtttttgcaaaGCCCCGGACACggttgcatatgcaaaagtgtccggagcggacggtattgcatggcggacacagcTGCATCCGACACCCCGTCAACAAGTGACCATACTCTTACACCATTGACATGACATGCCTGAACAACTGATGAGAATGCATACTTAGATTGACAAACTATATTCAGGGTTTGTCCTAAATTTTTCATTGACCAAgaagcaggaccagttagctcgTCGTCTCACTTTTTCACTGGTCAATATTTCATTTAATACAGGGATGCTTTTCAGCACCGAAATAGCCAGATAAGAAGGGCCAGTTGCAGTGAATTTTAAACAGTCCTCTGGCTTTTTTAACTGGCATTGAGCCAGCAGCCCACTGTTAAGGAAGAACGCTGATATCGCATAAAATGATAATTAAATAACTCAATGCATACTGTGGTGCTAGCTGGCCTTTTATCACCAGGCAAGCTCAACGGTAATACATCAAAGACACCTGTAGTACTTAGAACTAGAATGCAGTGTGTGTCCTCTGCAGAAAGTCACATGCTGGTATGTTTTACAAAAATCAACTTGGCATGTACAGTGTTTCTAAGCTTAATATTGAAGGGCAAACCAAAGTTAATGTTTGTGGTTAATTTTTACTCACAAACTTGATTTACCTCAATTGTAATTTTAATTGTCTGAAAATTCctttctttacaatgtttttaaaaaacaggtttttttttaaggggggtgTTCTTTTTGGGCTGATATGCAACATTCTGGGGATTAAAGACAATACATTATGTGAAAGAAAATCCTACATGTGTGTATTTGATGCCTTTTATTACATTGTCTTGATCACATAAAATAAAGTTGTTTTACAAAACGTTATTTTAGTTGAAGAAAATGTggataaccatggaggtaggattagatAACTAACTGACAATTCTCGTCAAACCACTGTACTAAAAACTTTGTTTTGGTGAGAAAaacttcaataaaaaaaaaaaaacactttctaAATGAAGAAGTTTCCTAAGACTGATTACTGTTAAAACCAAACTCTCTTTGTGTGAGAAAAAAACGAAAAGCTCAGCTGAAactttacattttacatttatgTATCCTACAAATCAGACCCTACCTTTTAGGCAGCTTAAAGTACTTAGTATATTTCAGTTCTTTGAATAATCTTCAATCACACTACCCTCAATCTCACAACCTTTGGAACCCTTTTTTTATCAATCGTATCAGTTTTTCTGGAGTGAAATTTCAGACAAAGAAataaaaggcaatggacactattggtaattactcaaaataattatcggcgtaaaaccttgcttggtgacgagaatggggagaggttgatagtataaaacattgtgagaaatgactccctctaaagtgacgtagttttcgagaaagaagtaattttccacgaatttgattaggagacctcagatttagaatttgaggtctcgaaatcaagcatctgaaagcacacaacttcgtgtgacaaggatgtttttctttcattattatcttccaacttcgacgaccgattgagctcaaattttcacaggtttgttatgttatgtatacgttcagatacaccaagtgagaagactggtctttgacaattaccaatagtgtccagtgtcttcaagacTTTCTTTAATctgtctgtttaaaaaaaaagcagttGTTCCTCtacataaaaataaatcatGCCCTATGATTTACTCTTGTTTTTAAGATACTGCTTTCATAAATTATTTAGAATCTATAACTCCAATGGTTATCAAATATACTTCCCCAAAGATCTAGGTCCACGTAACACCGACATGTGTTTATTAGGGGACTGAAACttatcaatgtttttaaaacaacccTAAAACGTTTTCTGACTTTGTATGGTCTACACActtttcattttacaatttcTATCAAAAAAATATTCTAAAGCTGAATTCCAAAACTAACTAAGAAATTCTCATTTGAAACTCCTACAAATGGAACATTTAACTGTTCAATCTTTGCAATTCACTGGCACAGCTGACATTTTTCAATTGCGAAATTGCagatatttttttaagtaaacttGTGTACACTACATTGCAGATCACATCAATCTTGATCACATCAATCTTGCATTAACGTCACCATTTTGAGGAATACCTCATCACCAAGTTGATATATTTTAAGAGATGTTTATTTGCATAACAGACAAAGACACTGGTGTGTGAtgggcactgtatactcagtagttTCCATATTTCATTATGAAGTGAACATTTACTACTACATTTGAACAAGGAAATGTTCAACATTCTAATAAAATTCATTTCAGAATTAAGGCCGCGAATGTTTCTGGTTAAAATGGGGGATTCAATAACTTCATAATCGCACACTTGCAATTATTCAAGACCATgtgatatttaaaggcagtggacactattggtaattactcaaaataattatgagcataaaacttacttgttaacgagtaatttggtgaggttgttagtataaaacattgtgagaaatggctccctctgaagaggagtagttttcgagaaagaagtaattgtccacaaatttgatttcgagaccacagatttagaatttgaggtctcgaaatcaagcatctgaacgcacacaactttgtgtgacaagggtgtttttttctttcattattatctcgcaacttcgaccaccgattGTTGTAGACACAGAAATTGTGTCCACAAATAACATTTCATCGTGTCAGTGCAAAAACGTTGTACTCCTACAAAAAGCATTTTTGTTACCCAATGTATCTCGCTTTAAAAAACACCCTGGATATGTACACCAGGGCTTGAATGTAGCTCAAAAAAGTGCACCGGACCAGGATTTGTTTTTCAAGACCAGTACCTTCAAGGGAAAGAGCTTTCTACacagtttgtttaaaggcagtggacactattggtaattactcaaaataattattagcataaaaccttacttggtaacgagtaatggggagagactgATAGTATAaatgattgtgagaaacggctccctctgaagtggagtagtttttgagaaagaaataattttccacaaatttgattttgagagctcagatttagaatttgaggtctcgaaatcaagcaactgaacgcacacaactttgtgtgacaagagtgttttttctttcattattgtctcgtaacttcgacgaccgattgagctcaaattttcacaggtttgttattttatgcatttgttgagatacacagcaagtgagaagactggtctttgacaaataccaatagggtccaatgtctttaacaacCACTATAAAtgcactttttatttgtttatcaagCTGCAGATGGTTACATATTTGTGTATGAATTATACAAGGATCTACTACTAGGTCCCTTCTTCAATAATGGTTTCTTCCACCTTGGTGTAGACTTCTTGACCATGTCGACTAGGCTGACCACGTTACCTTTCCTTGTTCTAAAGTACATCATAACTATGGGGTACATGATGGCACTTTCAATTATCTGGAAGAAGCTGTACCAACCTAAGATAAGTCAACAAGAAGGAAAAGATTACAGTTATTTGATAgtcagaataagatttttggTTGCATTCTCCCCAAAATTACTCCCAACATGATGCAATGAATGATGTCAGGTAAATTAGTCAAAACAAGAACCATGGGCTGTGCGCTGACATTCTTGAACAAAATGGCACCGTGAGATTGTACACCCCTGGGAACAAGGGTACTTctgattattttatttacctgttaaataaagaaaacaatggcGGAGGGAAAGATTTCTGTATCAATCTATTAACAATGATGTGAACATGATACACAAAAATTGAACTCACAATTTGCCCTATTTGCACTGTCACACAACGAGACACAAGGCATAACGCCATTGGTCGTCAAGAGGCCAATGGTGACCATTTGAACGTCACTGATGAGAAAACCGACAAATAGAATCAGGCACTTGGTGCTGAGGTAGAAACCTTTAAGCAGTGGCTTGGCGGCATTATGGACCATGTAAAGAGCTGCTGTGAATATACCACCAGAGGCCAGTACCAACGAGTAGATTATAATGGAACCATTTGCAGTTGTCATCTGAATGAAGAAAAATTAttaaagttatgttttaatAATTCAGGTTCATTTTCTTGTTTTGATTAGGAAGGAATTgttgcattaaaggcactggacatgtttggtaattactcaaaatgtatatattagcataaaaacttacttggtaacaagcgaCGGATAACTGTTGATTATGGTATAAAATATAGGAaagactccctctaaagtaaaatagtttttgagcaagaggtaatttcttactaaaaaatttgaatcttagaaagacttcaggcctaaagacTTTCTCAGTCATCTGGAAGTACACGCATgtgctgtgtttttttgtccttaTTTTGAGCCAAAATTACAGATTTGCTATTCTATGCATACCGGTATAGtgggataaaaaaaattgttatggtcattcattttgtagtatttaccaatctatggccctacctttctcaaaatgtggACAAAAGATAAGTTTCTGACCTCACAAATATAACTTAGGTCATACCTGGCTTGGACTGTATGTtccattaacaaacaaaacattctcAATAAACATGAGTAGTGCTCTGATCATGGCAAACTGGATGACACAACCCCGCAGACGTAAAATAGCCCATCTAtacacagaaaacaaacaaattgtcatGAGTAGTGCTCTGATCATGGCAAACTGGATGACACAACCCCGCAGACGTAAAATAGCCCGTCTATaatcagaaaacaaacaaatcgtCATTGGCTACCTTGTATATTTCTTAATGAATTAACCAACAATGAAtaagtgaataaataaataaataaataattattaaggGTAAGGGCGAGTTTAATTTGTGTTGATCTTATGCATAGACATCATCAAGCTgtcatcttagaggtaaaatgatgatgatgaaacaatggaaattaataGATTTGTAAGCATGGCCACCacgattggccaatgaacagccTCTTTTTTAACCTCTAGGTGAGAGCGCCCaacttaaacatgttaaatgaCATCAGACCAGTTACACAAATGGACTTGGATTGGATCTAACTTTTTCTTTCCTAATTAACACTCACTCTGTCAACTTGATGGTTGGTTTTTTACAACAGAAAACGGACACTTGTGTATCAGCAATTTTGTGAATAGCTTGCTCATATCCACCGAAGTAGAAGACAATGAGTCCCATGAAGAAGTAGATACCTAGTGCGTAGTAGCTgccaagagaaaaaaacaaacagttttaaGAAAACCTCCTTTTGATGgcatcattattaatattatttgttctgccatttctcaaaaaccaaacatttaatataggcctacaactaCTCTGTTAAGGGGGTGGCCCATATCAAGTTGGCCAGGATTAACAAAAGTGTACTACACTGTGACTACAAATTCTGTTAATCTAAATATGAAAATGGGAACATTCAAAGGAAAAAATATACATTAACAAATCATTAAATCGATATGAAAATATGCAAAGACAtttaaataagaaaacaaaattaaaagcttGGTAAATATAAACAATTAAGAAGTGTATATAGGTAAATAATTTTAGATTAGAAGTGTAtaggttaaaaaataaacaaacaattaagtAATTTTCAGCAAGACAGTATGGCAAGGAGAGAGAAAATCAATCAATATTAAACAACTATAAGAAaggagaaaaataaacaaagaaacaaatcaataaatatgCATGCAAGTAAGCAAAGCCATAAATAAACATGCACATGATGTCAGCAAAAACAGGAATAAGTGTAAATTACATcaagtattttattgttcactctataaaaataattataccaactcccatgctaaaatttattttcagttaaccatattttttaaagatgcaATCTGAAGGGACACATTTTATAGAGCAGTTTATGCAGAAAATAGAGCTTAACAATTTCCTGCAAAGCAAAGATAAGCAGGATAATAGTTAGAGATGGTGCACATTAAATAGGTTTTTAGGCTGGTATAACCTTATTCCAGAAAACACAACTTTGTTGTGCTGATCTGATTTTTACCTCTATGAAGTTTGGCCCTAGCGAggtcaatacattttttttgctCATAAGATATGTCAGAggtaaacattattttcttgtacCTACCAGGTTGCAGTGAGATTACAGAAGACTGCTGATCTTGGGAAGTAGAGGGACAAAAGCGAAGTTAACGCAAAAAGctgcaaacaataaataaatataaaataataaacaaataaatttgtcattttCGATCAATCAGACAATTTATATTATGCCAGTCAAGCACTtgttgcattaaaggcagtggacactattggtaattactcaaaattattattagcatttaATACCTTTCTTGATATTACCTTTCTTAATACCTTTCatggaagtgtcatggctgagcggttaagagcaccgaattcaaactctggtgtttatgatcagcagagtgtgggttcgaatccccagccgtgacactgtgtccttgagcaagacacttaaccattgcttcgtacttcagatgggacgtaaagccgttggccccatgtgttcctggttgtggctgcttaatgcgccgtagcaccctgtaaacccttatgaggtgctaaataattgggtctcagaatccatcactgcagcAACCTATCTTtcagaaagtttgtatatactcagtgccttgagtaccatgtttggtagatacgtgcgctatataagacttcgatattattattattattattacgagtaatggggagaggttgctggtataaaacattgtgagaaacggctccctctgaagtaacgtacatgtagttttcaagaaaaaagtaattttccatgaattatattttgagacctcagatttagattttgaggtctcgaaatcaagcatctgaaagcccacaacttagtgtgacaagggcgtttttctttcattatctcgcaacttcgacgaccaattgggcccaaattttcacaggcttgttattttatgcatatgttgagatacaccaagtgagaagactggtcgttgacaattaccaatagtgtccagtgtctttaaagaatttgttatgctaacaattattttgagcgattaccaatagtgttcactttATTGTTTAAAGTTCTCAGTATTCCACATCCTTGGAGCAGAGGGGATGACTTTTATGGGGGTTTTTCTTTTGAGAGAgaattttgcctataaatcacTATCTccaatgaacaaaaaaacaatgtatttGACCCTACAATCTTCATTCCCAGTAAATCTAAATATTAAAGAATAAACAAGACACTTACGGGATATATTCCAAGAATCCATAAGATCCGGATCATTCTGTCTTTATTCGGTATCTTCTGGACAACAAAGTTCACATTCTCGACAAACGCAAATACGAGAAGCATCGTAATAAATGTAAGAATCCAGAAAGCACTGGTCATTGTGGTATCCTCAAATATATCTggcagaaaaagaagaaaaaaatattaacaattcAAATCATTTGTAAATTATTGCTACCTTCATGTATAAAAGCATTTTACAAGTTATTACAAAACTGATGGCAGATAATGGACTTTATGTTACAGATGAGTGCGTGATATAAtacacaataattatttaacTTGTGGCCTATGAATATGCTTCAAAATTTCTTGATCACAAGTGTCGTCACAATATCCGTGCAAAAACAGTAACACATTTGAGGGGGaatcgggaggggggggggggggcagcggCCATGCAATCTGGGGGAAAACAAGTACAGCTAAGAAAACTAGAGTAGTAAACTTTGCGAGTACATCCATGTATTAAACTCTTTGTGTGTCTATTACCAGAGCCATACAGGTTCATCTCatcagagccaatactcactcCCAGAAGAGTTTTATGCAAGGTTGTATATCCCCAAAGTTTAATTCCAAAGATTTTCTTATGATCAACACCATGCAATTTGAAACATCACTTCGCTGGCTTACTTAGTGCTAAAAATAAGTTAATAGTAATTTCATGTGCAGATTGAACAAAAGGGTGTCAACTGGAAGTTGTCtctaaataatataaataaatagaaatccacatacaaatgttttttgttaaaaatcaaTTTTACTTTGTTCTTATCAATTATTTCGGAGACCACTCTTGACCAATAAactccatttaccaggagctccacaTTGTGCAAAATCAAttttacaaaatcaaacaaacacccGTACCGACCTTACAGTTCTGAGCTAACAAACTACAGAAAAATACAAATGCTTCACATCTAATCCAGACTGAGGAAACAGAAATACAAGCTTTAAGGATATGTATGAATTAACTTACAGTCCAAGACATCGAGCACTGAGCGATCATACGGCAGACACTCCCTTGTGTCATTCGTAGTGTTATCCATTCTTGTTGAGTATCGTCAGTTTGAcctgataaaaaaacaaagaaaaaaacccagaaataATTGTTGAGTGACAGTATTCAAGTACTCTTTTAGCATGCACTGCtattggttgcctccaagttgcctcatgtgacaagccttaaaggcagtggacattattggtaattgtcagactagccttcacagttggtgtatctcaacatatgcataaaataactaatctgtgaaaatttgagctcaatcggtcatcaaagttgcgagataataatgaaagagaaaaacacccttgtcacacgaagttgtgtgcgtttagatggttgagtttgagacctcaagttctaaatctgaggtctcgaaatcaaattcgtggaaaattacttctttctcgaaaactatggcacttcagagggagccgtttctcacaatgtgttataccatcaacctctctccattactcatcaccaagaaaggttttatgctaataattattttgagtaattaccaatagggtcaactgcctttaatgcttcatctgaatgaatgaattaactCAAATTTGTAGTTTACTTGTACACATCTGTGAATAGTATTATTCAATGAATGGAATGTTTTAGCAAATGTAGTACACAAGTCATATGTCCACTATTTCCAACGATCAACAAGAAAAATATGTAACCATTTGGTGAATGGATCCTCTTCATTGAGATTGCctgaaactggttgcctgtaaattgcctcttgTATAAACTTACGAGAAGAAACTCAAAAATTGAAATCAAGTGTGTTTATATCCCCTCTGGTTAAGCTTACTTGGTCTACAGAATTCTAGCAAACTCAAGAAAAGTTATTGATAAATTCTTATGTAGATTTTAAGCAGGCAATTTGCTTCTTATTTTTACTGCACCACACTAAAGGTAGCTTTTTAATAAGAGCATTGCTTCAAATAGTAATTTTTCTTCAGATGCAGTAAAGTAACTGTGattaaaagtacatgtataatccAAGTATAACATAATTTTATAAACGACAGCTACCTTCAGATGCTATTTTTATCGGTTGAAAGTCCCATTCATATAATTGTAATaacatattttatattttaagaaAACCTCAACTATCGAACTCACCGTTTGGTAACAAAGTGCTTCCAAAATTAACTCCTACACCGCTCAAAACTAAATCCTACCCAAGTCAGCTAAATATATATCCAGTGTCTACATAACAGAAACCCTTCCAAAGAACAAGCACGGCTAACAAAATGTGACCCAAAATGGGGAACTTTATTTGGAGTGACACAAACTTCTGTTTTGCGACGACTCAATAGGTGTGCAAATAAATCCAGAAAAAGAGTTTACAGTCTACACAGGGTCCAAGGGTGGCTGTAGAAACCCTAATGTCAGTTATACATGGCTTAAAATCCTAAAACAAAGTGACCTTTGGCTCTGATCATGTTTATACAGAAGATCTGTTTCCAAACATCAGCTTATGGTGAACTTGTGATAAGGATTTGTTGGATGTTAAAGGGTTTGGTTTTAATCAGTTACCTACCTCAGAGTGATTAAACAGATTTTCTGGATGGAGAGTTGAATGTCTTAAAAAATATAAGTGATTGTTAACCATTTTTTGGTACCATTTAGGAAACTGAGATAATAACTTTAATGTTACAACAAATAACACTTGTGTAATCTTACTTGAGAGGAAAACAGCTTGCCAACCAAAAGGATAGTAAATAAAATGGCCCGGCGCTTCTAACCTACATGTAGTAGAGTCTTTTTTGAAGGCTAAAATGAATGCATTCAAGAAAGATTCTGCTAGGCTAGAAACATCAGGTTACTTTTTTAGTAAACATATTTACACGTAATGTCTCTGCATCATGACAACCTCTTTAAAACAATACACACTGTGATCAAGTGATCAAACATAGAACTTACTTGTCTTGTCCATAATTGACATATTATGACTACATAGACCATCGGCCCTGTACAGggatcaatttcatagagctgctgaagcagaaaCTAATTACAAAGCATTGCTTAAAATTtgactgcttagcagaaaagagCAGCATACCAGTGACAAATTGAACATGTGATTtgttgtttggctggtaaccttattctggtaagcataatttggttgtgcttagctagtttttgtgcttaagcagctctatgaaattggaccctggtgttGTCACTACCCGTTTAAGTGCTGTAACTGGTGGGTACTGGATTTCCCCGACAGTGCAGAGACACAATGGTTTCCCATTCTTCTGTCATAAACAAAGTCTGATGTCAACAGCGCTAAAGTCAATAACTAGCTAGCACTTGTACATTAATTGATCACACTCTCATGTTGACAATAGAATCCCCGTACTGTTAGTTTGTTGAGTGCATAACAAGCTTTGTGACTGTTAGTTCAATGGAGTGTGGCCATGTTATGATCTATATTTACACCATGGGGCGAGTGGTGGGGGACACACACATGGGTACTGATCCATTATACTGATCCATTTTACAGTCTAGAATCACATGACTGATTGTCCAGTCTTAGTCTTGCCGTTCCTCCCTACGGTTTGGGTTTCAAGTATTCTGACCTCAATCCAGTCCCCAGGTCTGAGAGGTCAATCCTGCTTCAGGTATCACAAGACTGGTTTTACAAAGCTCTAAGCCAATCTTAGCCTTTCTGTTTCTCCCTGTGGGTTTGAGCTTAAAGTATTCCGACCTCAATCCGGTCCCCAGGTCTTAGGGGTTGTTCCTGTTTCAGGAATCACATGACTGGTTTACAAAGCTCCAAGCCAATCTTAGCCTTCCTGTTCCTCCCTAGGGTTTGAGTTTAAAGTATTCTGACCTCAATCCAGTCCCCAGGTCTGAGAGGTCGATCCTGCTTCAGGTATCACAAGACTGGTTTACACAGCTCTAAGCCAATCTTAGCCTTGCCGTTTTCCTGCGGTTAGGGTTTAAAGTATTCTGATCTCAATTCTGTCCCCCAGGTATGAGAGGTTGCCTGCTTCAGGAATCACATGACTGGTTTACACAGCTCTAAGCCAATCTTAGTCTTCCTCCCTGCGGTTTGGATTTGAAGTATTTTGACTTCAACCTTGTCCCCAGGTCCCAGGGGTTGTCCCTTCTTCAGGAAACTCGGTCTGATGTTGCTGTTGTGTATCAGGCCATTATTTTGAACGCCGATGTCAACAAATGCACCAAAGTGGGTCATATTAGTGACGCGGCCTGTCACCACATCCCCACGTTTGAGGTCTGAGATGGATTGAAGGTTTTTCTTGAAGAGCGGCTTGTCGTATGCTGAGGAGAAGAGTTAAACAAAGGGTCATTGTTTGCATTGGTTGGTTGAGTACTTAGCATCatcaataatatttttaaaatgacatCTAAAAAGTGCTTACTTTTTTTTGCCAAAAGATTATCATGTAAATATTTTACCACTGTTGCCAAGACAGTATAcaacattttctcaatgaaATGAATGCAAAGAGAATTTTGACTTCAACTAAAGATTGGAAACAGAGTGCTTCTTAAATATCTGGGCCCTTTCCCAAACCTCGGCTTGTGATTCATCAATTTTAGAACAGTGTATTTTAACGAAGCCCAGAGTTGGAGCCAGAGCTTGAGACAAAGCTC encodes:
- the LOC139954457 gene encoding organic solute transporter subunit alpha-like, encoding MDNTTNDTRECLPYDRSVLDVLDYIFEDTTMTSAFWILTFITMLLVFAFVENVNFVVQKIPNKDRMIRILWILGIYPLFALTSLLSLYFPRSAVFCNLTATCYYALGIYFFMGLIVFYFGGYEQAIHKIADTQVSVFCCKKPTIKLTEWAILRLRGCVIQFAMIRALLMFIENVLFVNGTYSPSQMTTANGSIIIYSLVLASGGIFTAALYMVHNAAKPLLKGFYLSTKCLILFVGFLISDVQMVTIGLLTTNGVMPCVSLCDSANRANCWYSFFQIIESAIMYPIVMMYFRTRKGNVVSLVDMVKKSTPRWKKPLLKKGPSSRSLYNSYTNM